The DNA sequence GCCAACGGGCGCAAGTTTACACCGCTGCTGCAGGTGAATGTGGAACAGCGTGGCGTGGAGTTCGTGCCTGGCAGCACAAGACAGGCGCAAGGTCAGAAACAGAATGGAGACAAGAAGCAAACCGCTGACAAGCAGGAGCAGAAGGCAGAAGGTGATGTGGGTGGTCAGAAGAAGCAGCAAGATCCCAACCACTGGCTCAATGAGGATGGAACCATCCGCCGACTCAACACCTATTTCAAGAAGGAACTGACCGAGCAGCAGAAGGACGACTATGTGGCAGGCAAGACCATCGAGATCAAGGAAGTGCCGAACAAGAACGGCAGCGGTACCTATACCGCCTACGTGAAGTTCGATTTCGACAAGATGCAGCCACGTTCCTACCGCAACAATCCAGACATCAAACAGGCAAAGGAACAGATTCCTACCAACGAGAACAAGGTACAAGTCGCCGTCAACGAGCAGGGCAAGACCCATGAGGCAACCAAGCACACCAAGGAGCCGCTGAGTCCGGGACAGTCTGCGCCAAAGAACGAAAAGCAGCAGAAGGAACAGAGCGCCGAGGAACAGAAGCCAAAGAGAAAGGCAAGAAGCGTGAAGATGTAGTTGCCGCCACTTGATCCACAGAGTTAATCATCCATTATAACAACCGACATCTGCGACCGTCTATCCCACGGTTGCGGATGTCACAAAAACAACAGACAATGAAGACAATCATCGCAGAGAAGCCAAGCGTAGCCAAGGAAATCGCCCACATTGTGGGAGCTGACAAGCGTGAGGAAGGCTATATGCAGGGCAATGGCTATTATGTGACATGGGCATTCGGACATTTAGTGCAGCCAGCCATGCCGGAAACTTACGGCATGAAGGGATTCCATGCGGAGAATCTGCCTGTGATTCCCGACCCGTTCGTTCTTGTTCCCCGACAAGTCAAGACAGAGAACGGCTACAAACCAGATGCAGGTGTGCTTGTCCAGATCAAGATAATCGGCAAGCTGTTTGACAGCAGTGAGCGCATTATTGTAGCAACCGATGCCGGACGTGAGGGAGAGTTGATTTTCCGATACCTCTATGCGTATCTTGGTTGCAGGAAACCTTTCGACCGTCTCTGGATCAGTTCGCTTACGGACACCGCCATCCGTGAGGGACTTCTGAACCTCAAGGATGGCAAGGAGTATGACAATCTCTATCATGCAGCGAAGGCACGAAGTGAGGCAGACTGGCTCGTCGGCATCAACGGCACGCAGGCCCTGACGATAGCCGCAGGACGTGGCACCTATTCCGTAGGTCGTGTGCAGACTCCGACCCTTGGCATGGTGTGCGAACGCTATTGGGAACACAAGCGTTTCGAGTCGAAACCGTTCTGGCAGGTACACTTCGGTGTGGTTGATGCAGACAGTGGCAATATACTGAAGTTCACATCTGCCAACCGATGGACAGACAAAGCTACCGCAACCGATATATATAATAAGGTGAAAGAAACAGGTTCTGTCATCATCACAAAGATCGCAACCAAGCGAAAGGTGGAGAAGGCACCGCTCCTTTACGACCTCACCACCTTGCAGAAAGAAGCCAATTCCCAGCATGGCTTCACGGCAGAGCATACACTCTCCATCGCCCAGAAACTCTACGAGGCAAAGTTCATCACCTATCCAAGAACATCAAGCCGCTATATTTCGGATGATGTATTTGCCACCCTTCCCAAACTCTTCAAGAATCTGGAGAATCATTCGGAATATGGAGAAAAAGTGAAACTCTTGCCTGGCAGTGAGGACTACTGCAAGAACAGCGTGAATGCCGCCAAGGTGACCGATCACCATGCCCTGCTCATCACAGAAAATGCAGCCATTGGTCTTTTCAAGGACGAGAAGATCGTTTATGACATGATATTGTGCCGGATGATTGAAGCGTTCTCAGCAGACTGCATCAAGGACATCACATCAGTATCGGCGCAAGTGGATCATGACGTCGAATTTGGCATCAGTGGCTCCATCATCCGACAGACTGGCTGGCGAGCGTTGTCGCTCAAGGAAAAGAACAAAAGGCAGGACAAGGATGCAGGCGCAACAGACGATGAGGTCAAAGATCAAGTCATTCCCAACTGGCAAGAAGGACAGCATGTCACTCTTTCTGGCTGCACCATCACGGAGGGCAAGACCAAACCGAAGCCATTGCATACGGAATCCACATTGCTTGCAGCAATGGAGACCGCAGGCAAAGAGATAGAAGATGATACGAAGCGCCAGGCAATGAAGGACAGCGGTATTGGCACACCTGCCACACGTGCCGCCATCATCGAAACCCTGCTCAAACGAGAGTATATGGTGCGCCAGCAGAAGAAACTTGTGCCGACGGAAAAAGGACTCGCCCTGCATTCCGTGGTGAAGAACATGGCGATTGCCAATGTGGAGATGACGGGCAAATGGGAGGCGGAACTTGCCAAGATTGAACGAGGTGAAGCAAGTGCAGACGGGTTCACCCATAGTATCGAAGGCTATACCCGTGAAATCACTGCGGAATTGTTAGGTTGTGATAGACTTTTCAGCCACAAGGATTCCGGCTGCCAGTGTCCTAAATGCAAGCAAGGTACCATGCAGTTCTTCGGAAAGGTAGTAAGATGCAGCAACAAGGAGTGCGGTATGCCAGTGTTCAAGCAGGTAGCAGGAAAGTTGCTCACTGATGGCGACATCACCGAGTTGCTTACCAAGGGCAAGACCAGAACGCTCAATGGTTTCACCAGCAAGCAAGGCAAATCATTCTCCGCAGCCATTGCCTTTGACGAGAATTTCAACACGAAATTCGTCTTTGCAGAGC is a window from the Segatella copri genome containing:
- a CDS encoding type IA DNA topoisomerase; protein product: MKTIIAEKPSVAKEIAHIVGADKREEGYMQGNGYYVTWAFGHLVQPAMPETYGMKGFHAENLPVIPDPFVLVPRQVKTENGYKPDAGVLVQIKIIGKLFDSSERIIVATDAGREGELIFRYLYAYLGCRKPFDRLWISSLTDTAIREGLLNLKDGKEYDNLYHAAKARSEADWLVGINGTQALTIAAGRGTYSVGRVQTPTLGMVCERYWEHKRFESKPFWQVHFGVVDADSGNILKFTSANRWTDKATATDIYNKVKETGSVIITKIATKRKVEKAPLLYDLTTLQKEANSQHGFTAEHTLSIAQKLYEAKFITYPRTSSRYISDDVFATLPKLFKNLENHSEYGEKVKLLPGSEDYCKNSVNAAKVTDHHALLITENAAIGLFKDEKIVYDMILCRMIEAFSADCIKDITSVSAQVDHDVEFGISGSIIRQTGWRALSLKEKNKRQDKDAGATDDEVKDQVIPNWQEGQHVTLSGCTITEGKTKPKPLHTESTLLAAMETAGKEIEDDTKRQAMKDSGIGTPATRAAIIETLLKREYMVRQQKKLVPTEKGLALHSVVKNMAIANVEMTGKWEAELAKIERGEASADGFTHSIEGYTREITAELLGCDRLFSHKDSGCQCPKCKQGTMQFFGKVVRCSNKECGMPVFKQVAGKLLTDGDITELLTKGKTRTLNGFTSKQGKSFSAAIAFDENFNTKFVFAERKTAEKRGNVKRYKK